A DNA window from Anaerocolumna sp. AGMB13020 contains the following coding sequences:
- a CDS encoding VirD4-like conjugal transfer protein, CD1115 family, giving the protein MNKKNIYLYSFLALIGSVLAIYFAALFDSVLLKQKLESMNIFYIIKYVASSNNAWKLFLILLVAIILFVFVTAMQDSKDYQSKQIFVTPDISTPAVAGQGQCGTAKWLPPEKFDTSFDNFILDQNNPTLKKIQMNSLNDIKQELKRITALEEEIDKLTKEQEQEEDDTRIEELEALIDIKQHELTDEDKIIYDVTNPTVYDDIKKEIKRGALNNINPQKGGIVLGKKDLEEKKVINSLFKLVSGVPFSQERIYYILKDVHTLVLGATRSGKGRTVVLQTIGTLLLAGESIIVTDPKAESYFYYKKILELLGYKTITIDFKNPRKSTRFNFLQPIIDRVDEDDIPGAIDATWDLVSQLVGEPKGERLWNDGEASTIAACAMSVVYDNRSPENHKYRNLTNVYYFLSQMCTPIQVGKELVLPISKYVQDLPYEHPSKGLLAVADIAPSRTRGSFYTSALMTLKLFTNPLIADMTSSTDYDPMKVGDRKTAIFIILPDDRKTYYSLATLYVTQQYQLLSRAADLRGGRLKRRTNYILDEFGNFAKIPNFTTMQTVGGGKGIRFNILVQDYNQIDDIYENTQGKIIRSNCENWIYLQTDDPDTLEGLSKKLGNYTISTYSLTANHQKFSNPSSSHNVSLTGRELLKPDEIKDIKRPYTLVTSRNDPAILNSPDLSNWYFNSMLGLGNEEHNRRVRMARDNIRPQRSVSPKLELWGIWDEYKVIMVKEQKDKTAKAMKEMAEQVMAAQSNQFFDS; this is encoded by the coding sequence ATGAATAAAAAAAATATTTATCTATATTCATTTTTAGCTTTAATAGGTAGTGTTTTAGCAATCTATTTTGCAGCTCTGTTCGATAGTGTCCTACTTAAACAGAAATTAGAAAGTATGAATATCTTCTATATTATAAAGTATGTAGCTTCCAGTAATAATGCATGGAAGCTTTTTTTAATACTTCTGGTTGCAATTATACTTTTTGTTTTTGTTACTGCGATGCAAGACAGTAAAGATTATCAGAGCAAGCAAATTTTTGTTACACCAGATATATCAACACCTGCAGTTGCAGGACAGGGGCAATGCGGAACAGCTAAGTGGTTACCTCCTGAGAAATTTGATACATCTTTTGATAATTTTATATTGGATCAAAATAATCCAACGCTCAAAAAAATTCAGATGAATAGCTTAAATGATATAAAACAGGAATTAAAACGAATAACCGCCTTAGAGGAGGAGATTGATAAGCTAACAAAAGAACAAGAGCAGGAAGAAGATGATACAAGGATAGAAGAGCTTGAAGCACTAATTGATATAAAACAACATGAACTAACGGATGAAGATAAAATTATTTATGATGTAACAAATCCGACTGTTTATGATGACATAAAAAAAGAAATAAAGAGAGGAGCGTTAAATAATATTAATCCACAAAAAGGTGGAATTGTTTTAGGTAAAAAAGACCTTGAAGAAAAAAAAGTAATTAATTCTTTATTCAAATTGGTTTCAGGGGTTCCGTTTTCCCAAGAACGAATTTACTACATTTTAAAAGATGTACATACTCTTGTACTTGGAGCTACAAGATCTGGTAAAGGTAGAACAGTAGTATTACAGACAATAGGTACGCTACTCTTGGCCGGAGAAAGCATTATAGTTACGGATCCCAAGGCAGAATCCTATTTTTACTACAAAAAGATTTTAGAGTTGCTGGGATACAAAACTATAACAATTGATTTTAAGAATCCGAGAAAAAGTACAAGATTTAATTTCTTACAGCCAATTATCGATAGGGTAGATGAAGATGATATCCCAGGTGCAATTGATGCAACCTGGGATTTGGTTTCTCAGCTTGTAGGTGAACCAAAAGGTGAAAGACTCTGGAACGATGGTGAAGCATCTACAATCGCAGCTTGTGCAATGTCAGTTGTATATGATAACCGGTCCCCCGAAAATCATAAGTATCGAAATCTTACCAATGTGTATTATTTCTTAAGTCAGATGTGTACGCCAATCCAAGTAGGAAAAGAACTTGTACTTCCAATTTCAAAATATGTACAAGACTTGCCTTATGAACATCCTTCAAAGGGGTTACTTGCTGTAGCAGATATAGCTCCGTCTAGGACTAGAGGAAGCTTTTACACATCAGCACTTATGACTTTAAAACTGTTTACAAACCCTTTAATCGCTGACATGACCTCAAGTACGGATTACGATCCAATGAAAGTAGGGGATAGAAAGACAGCAATATTCATTATCCTTCCTGATGATAGAAAGACATATTATTCTCTTGCGACATTATATGTAACACAGCAATATCAACTATTAAGTAGAGCAGCTGATTTAAGAGGTGGAAGGCTAAAAAGAAGAACAAACTATATTCTTGATGAATTTGGTAATTTTGCTAAGATTCCTAATTTTACTACTATGCAAACAGTAGGTGGAGGAAAGGGTATTCGATTTAATATTTTAGTGCAGGATTACAACCAAATTGATGATATTTACGAAAATACACAGGGAAAGATTATAAGAAGCAACTGTGAAAATTGGATATATCTGCAAACTGACGATCCCGATACCTTAGAGGGATTATCAAAGAAACTTGGTAATTATACAATTAGTACCTATTCCTTAACTGCAAATCATCAGAAATTCAGTAATCCCAGCTCTTCGCATAATGTAAGCTTAACTGGAAGAGAGTTGCTTAAACCAGATGAAATTAAAGATATTAAACGACCATACACTCTGGTGACTAGCCGTAATGATCCGGCTATTTTAAATTCACCAGATTTATCAAATTGGTATTTCAATTCGATGTTAGGTTTAGGAAATGAGGAACATAATCGTAGAGTGCGAATGGCCAGAGATAATATAAGGCCCCAAAGAAGCGTTTCTCCAAAGCTAGAATTATGGGGAATCTGGGATGAATATAAAGTAATCATGGTAAAAGAGCAAAAAGACAAGACTGCAAAAGCTATGAAAGAAATGGCTGAGCAAGTGATGGCAGCTCAGTCCAATCAATTTTTTGATTCCTAA
- a CDS encoding Mbov_0395 family pilin-like conjugal transfer protein produces MKKLNNMKKVLKGMKSKVMYLLTLLFLLSNRVMIYAASTEGGNKITSSKAGSGLKNLLTDVSSFLLIISPIVGGLFAIYFFIRKNAADEQDQKQWNKRLVITGVSVIGAVLVSSGITLITGYFV; encoded by the coding sequence ATGAAAAAACTAAATAATATGAAAAAAGTTCTCAAAGGAATGAAAAGCAAGGTTATGTATCTATTGACCTTGCTTTTTTTGTTAAGCAACAGAGTGATGATTTATGCTGCATCTACAGAGGGAGGTAATAAAATTACATCTAGCAAAGCAGGTTCAGGGTTAAAGAATTTATTAACTGACGTATCATCCTTTCTACTAATTATATCACCTATTGTTGGAGGGCTATTTGCTATTTATTTCTTCATTAGAAAGAATGCAGCTGATGAGCAGGATCAGAAACAATGGAATAAAAGGTTAGTAATAACTGGAGTTTCAGTTATAGGAGCCGTACTGGTTTCTAGTGGTATTACACTTATTACAGGATACTTTGTATAA
- a CDS encoding DUF6133 family protein: MRKLREFTQEKMITLKVKLHKSGETAILKLSENSGNFLEEALKYIAGIVVGLLFLGGIYLLFKNVIIPGLGSKVQEIFNFSA; this comes from the coding sequence ATGAGAAAATTAAGAGAATTTACACAGGAAAAAATGATTACATTAAAGGTTAAATTACACAAGTCTGGTGAAACAGCAATTTTAAAGCTGTCTGAGAACAGTGGAAACTTCCTTGAAGAAGCACTGAAGTACATAGCTGGTATAGTAGTAGGGTTACTCTTTTTAGGAGGAATCTATCTACTGTTTAAAAATGTTATAATTCCTGGTCTTGGATCAAAAGTACAGGAAATATTTAACTTCTCTGCCTAA